Proteins encoded together in one Drosophila albomicans strain 15112-1751.03 chromosome 2R, ASM965048v2, whole genome shotgun sequence window:
- the LOC117574354 gene encoding poly(A) RNA polymerase gld-2 homolog A isoform X1 — MSTALATAASATSTATTTTQTAATTTTTPAEEEQQQQTPPTVTATVAAATMLLEPLALPQHMEQSTSMEQLAELVDSEENNVSSNLNAKLPAEMSTQPSQQPSQQQQQQQQEQEQQELDSDDGIEYLDPNEFPLPGTRRHKKKLVHKTITQTYPRPPGGYKYSMGFLYSIGSHMAGITLDIPTPTSIMPRMLRTLPPPPPPPSQLPLMPSGVANVVRSGVQSPGNANQTHRFGGAAVAAAAAAAAAAAAAAAAAAATGNANLSPQQFLCPAGYGSSTQRRLWHAENAVWQFDRNYPYNQGYASSYGIPMVPLGFEQHPYGAQRFMYSSYYNQAVPRGGGGGGGASGGGASYRHVAPNLPVVAEQQQQQQSPNAEQHPHPEAFADYANLDPRFARGATAAQVRERFGPARHANAAMTFPRETKTFYNSSTGNVTVGAPGTRIRHPFDPRSGLQRGNPNVPQTVALEQLNMNMQRRGSNQPSGSAAQSTSAGRHLKRSKSQLVNTNSSNSSGSESLNSAKVEQPENNNNVTPIYHNPQRSYRNRQRYAAASQQQLQQQQQQQHMGNYQPGVRRLSKAQELRQQQHSRCYNSTQLEHVDYATNGTLYETELSEQDALVLAAAASSGTSDADLPQDSDFVAGAVGISTSVTAGDYSSEADPHGHSQHTGSISGDFDGLSYVSLAPSSPSDSAESEQSDASLESMVSKITMSCVAMATSAQLPDLKGPNLVPFGDMHYLKEAERKSSQGLKNGLKCTSHCCGDMLGELKPQHAEGEENEAAALASRGGIIKVTDNGSKRATTLPHLNFLWQEEFLDDNQPLSLQNRYLHEFFGYTPADRFLTRAKLVEMKRPPISVASRSKWDSLTQSIWQKFLAAQQTKQIYKTKMRLWRFIYKVTMAVYPRYGLYLVGSSISYFGSKCSDMDICMLACTNPNIDPRMEAVYHLQLMREMLNATEQFQEFNLIEARVPILRFTDRRHRVEVDINFNNSVGIRNTHLLYCYSQLEWRLRPMALTIKQWAQHHNINNAKNMTISSYSLMLMVIHFLQAGVNPPVLPCLHKMYPEKFSILQPTDFGYVDMNEIMPPYQSENTQSLGELLLNFLHYYSIFEYGKFAISIRVGGVLPVETCRASKAVKNDIHQWNELCIEEPFDLTNTARSVYDPETFDRIRSIFMTSYRRLESTRNLHSIFEGYEGPAIQTMQLTENSDLELGGGKAASGASSKSESAQPSPRRMVDKATTAIWSDINQKVEVIAEEEQQQQELQLQLAKSKSSRLNK, encoded by the exons ATGTCAACGGCGCtggcaacggcagcaagtGCAACTAGCACGGcgaccacaacaacacaaacagcagcaacaacaacaacaacgcccgCCGAAgaggaacagcaacagcagacgccaccaacagtaacagcaacagtagcgGCAGCAACCATGTTGCTAGAACCTTTAGCATTGCCACAGCACATGGAGCAATCCACATCGATGGAGCAGCTGGCCGAGTTGGTTGACAGCGAGGAAAACAATGTAAGCAGCAACCTTAATGCTAAACTGCCAGCTGAAATGTCAACACAGCCTTCGCAGCAGCcttcacagcagcaacagcagcagcaacaggaacaaGAGCAGCAGGAACTCGACTCGGATGACGGCATCGAGTATCTCGATCCCAATGAGTTTCCGCTGCCGGGCACACGACGCCACAAGAAGAAACTGGTGCACAAGACGATCACCCAAACGTATCCACGTCCGCCCGGTGGCTACAAGTACTCGATGGGTTTCCTCTACAGCATCGGCAGCCACATGGCTGGCATCACGCTCGACATACCGACGCCCACATCGATAATGCCGCGCATGTTGCGCACgttgccgccaccgccgccgcctccaTCGCAGTTGCCGCTAATGCCATCGGGCGTGGCGAATGTGGTACGTTCGGGCGTTCAATCGCCAGGTAATGCTAATCAAACACATCGTTTCGGGGGCGCTGCTGTGGCCgctgcggcagcagcagcagcagcggcggcagctgcagccgccgcagcggcagcaacggGCAATGCGAATCTATCGCCGCAGCAATTCCTCTGTCCGGCGGGCTACGGCAGCAGCACGCAGCGACGTCTGTGGCATGCCGAGAATGCGGTCTGGCAATTCGACCGCAACTATCCGTACAACCAAGGCTATGCCTCATCCTATGGCATACCGATGGTGCCGCTGGGCTTTGAGCAGCATCCGTATGGCGCACAGCGTTTCATGTACTCCAGCTACTACAATCAGGCAGTGCCACGCGggggtggaggaggaggaggtgcaAGTGGAGGCGGTGCCAGCTATCGTCATGTGGCGCCTAATTTGCCAGTCGTagccgagcagcagcagcaacaacagtcgcCGAATGCCGAGCAGCATCCACATCCGGAGGCCTTCGCTGACTACGCGAATTTGGATCCGCGTTTTGCACGCGGCGCCACTGCAGCTCAAGTCAGGGAACGCTTTGGACCCGCACGCCATGCAAATGCAGCGATGACGTTTCCCCGCGAAACCAAAACGttctacaacagcagcacaggGAATGTGACTGTTGGTGCACCGGGCACAAGGATACGCCATCCATTCGATCCACGCAGCGGACTGCAGCGTGGCAATCCCAATGTGCCCCAAACTGTGGCACTCGAACAGCTGAACATGAATATGCAACGACGTGGCAGCAATCAGCCAAGTGGCAGCGCCGCGCAATCAACTTCAGCTGGAAGGCATTTGAAGCGCTCCAAGAGTCAACTGGTGAACACGAATAGTTCCAACTCCTCCGGTTCGGAATCTCTGAACTCTGCCAAAGTGGAGCAGccagagaacaacaacaatgtgacGCCCATTTATCACAATCCGCAGCGTAGCTATCGCAATCGTCAGCGGTATGCAGCTGCCAgccagcaacagttgcagcagcagcaacaacagcaacacatgGGCAACTATCAGCCAGGAGTGCGTCGCTTGAGCAAGGCGCAAGAGttgcgacaacagcaacactcaCGTTGCTACAACTCCACGCAGCTGGAGCATGTGGATTATGCCACCAATGGAACGTTGTATGAGACGGAACTATCCGAGCAGGATGCTTTGGTcttggcagctgcagcaagcAGCGGCACCTCGGATGCGGATCTGCCGCAAGATTCGGACTTTGTGGCTGGCGCTGTGGGCATCTCAACATCAGTAACAGCAGGTGACTATTCCTCCGAGGCCGATCCACATGGACATTCGCAGCACACGGGCTCCATTTCGGGTGACTTTGATGGTTTGTCCTATGTCAGCTTGGCGCCCAGTTCGCCCAGCGACAGCGCAGAGAGCGAGCAGAGCGATGCTTCGTTGGAGTCGATGGTTTCGAAGATTACAATGAGCTgtgtggcaatggcaacaagtGCGCAGCTGCCGGACTTGAAGGGTCCAAATCTTGTGCCTTTTGGAGATATGCATTACCTGAAGGAAGCGGAACGTAAATCTAGTCAAGGACTGAAGAATGGCTTGAAGTGCACATCGCACTGTTGTGGCGATATGCTGGGAGAGTTGAAGCCCCAACACGCAGAAGGCGAAGAGAATGAAGCTGCCGCTTTGGCCAGCAGAGGTGGCATTATTAAGGTAACAGATAATGGCTCAAAGCGTGCCACAACTTTACCACATCTAAACTTCCTCTGGCAGGAGGAATTCCTCGATGACAATCAACCGCTTTCGCTGCAGAATCGTTATTTGCATGAGTTCTTTGGCTACACGCCAGCGGATCGCTTTCTCACTCGAGCCAAGCTAGTGGAGATGAAGCGTCCGCCCATCTCGGTGGCCAGTCGCAGCAAATGGGATTCTCTAACGCAATCGATTTGGCAGAAATTTCTCGCTGCCCAGCAGACGAAACAAATCTACAAGACAAAGATGCGTCTCTGGCGTTTCATTTATAAGGTGACGATG GCTGTGTATCCACGCTATGGTCTCTACTTGGTGGGTTCGTCCATCTCGTACTTTGGTTCCAAGTGCTCGGACATGGACATTTGCATGTTGGCCTGCACGAATCCGAACATTGATCCACGCATGGAGGCCGTCTATCATTTGCAGTTGATGCGTGAAATGTTGAATGCCACCGAACAGTTTCAGGAATTCAATTTGATCGAGGCTCGTGTGCCCATCTTACGCTTCACAGATCGTCGCCATCGTGTCGAGGTCGATATCAATTTCAACAATTCGGTGGGAATACGCAACACTCACTTGTTGTATTGTTATTCGCAGCTGGAGTGGCGATTGCGTCCCATGGCTTTGACTATCAAACAGTGGGCTCAGCATCATAACATCAACAATGCCAAGAATATGACAATTTCCAGCTACTCTTTGATGTTGATGGTTATACACTTTCTTCAAGCAGGTGTCAATCCTCCCGTGTTGCCGTGTCTGCATAAAATGTACCCGGAAAAGTTTAGCATACTGCAGCCCACGGATTTTGGATATGTGGACATGAATGAGATAATGCCGCCATATCAATCGGAGAACACACAATCGCTGGGTGAGCTGTTGCTCAATTTTCTGCATTATTACAGCATCTTTGAGTATGGTAAGTTTGCCATCTCGATACGTGTGGGCGGCGTGTTGCCCGTGGAAACTTGTCGCGCCTCGAAGGCGGTGAAGAATGATATCCATCAGTGGAACGAACTGTGCATCGAGGAGCCCTTCGATCTCACCAATACAGCGCGTTCGGTTTACGATCCCGAGACCTTCGATCGCATACGTTCGATCTTTATGACCTCGTATCGTCGCCTGGAGTCAACGCGCAATTTGCATTCGATTTTCGAGGGTTACGAAGGACCCGCCATACAGACAATGCAGCTGACTGAGAACTCGGACTTAGAGCTAGGCGGTGGCAAGGCGGCGAGTGGCGCCTCCTCGAAGTCAGAGAGTGCACAGCCATCGCCTAGGCGTATGGTGGACAAGGCCACGACGGCCATTTGGAGTGATATCAATCAGAAGGTGGAGGTGATTGCCGAggaggaacagcagcagcaagagttgcagttgcagttggccAAGAGCAAGAGTTCGCGTCTCAACAAATAA
- the LOC117574354 gene encoding poly(A) RNA polymerase gld-2 homolog A isoform X5, which translates to MSTALATAASATSTATTTTQTAATTTTTPAEEEQQQQTPPTVTATVAAATMLLEPLALPQHMEQSTSMEQLAELVDSEENNVSSNLNAKLPAEMSTQPSQQPSQQQQQQQQEQEQQELDSDDGIEYLDPNEFPLPGTRRHKKKLVHKTITQTYPRPPGGYKYSMGFLYSIGSHMAGITLDIPTPTSIMPRMLRTLPPPPPPPSQLPLMPSGVANVVRSGVQSPGNANQTHRFGGAAVAAAAAAAAAAAAAAAAAAATGNANLSPQQFLCPAGYGSSTQRRLWHAENAVWQFDRNYPYNQGYASSYGIPMVPLGFEQHPYGAQRFMYSSYYNQAVPRGGGGGGGASGGGASYRHVAPNLPVVAEQQQQQQSPNAEQHPHPEAFADYANLDPRFARGATAAQVRERFGPARHANAAMTFPRETKTFYNSSTGNVTVGAPGTRIRHPFDPRSGLQRGNPNVPQTVALEQLNMNMQRRGSNQPSGSAAQSTSAGRHLKRSKSQLVNTNSSNSSGSESLNSAKVEQPENNNNVTPIYHNPQRSYRNRQRYAAASQQQLQQQQQQQHMGNYQPGVRRLSKAQELRQQQHSRCYNSTQLEHVDYATNGTLYETELSEQDALVLAAAASSGTSDADLPQDSDFVAGAVGISTSVTAGDYSSEADPHGHSQHTGSISGDFDGLSYVSLAPSSPSDSAESEQSDASLESMVSKITMSCVAMATSAQLPDLKGPNLVPFGDMHYLKEAERKSSQGLKNGLKCTSHCCGDMLGELKPQHAEGEENEAAALASRGGIIKEEFLDDNQPLSLQNRYLHEFFGYTPADRFLTRAKLVEMKRPPISVASRSKWDSLTQSIWQKFLAAQQTKQIYKTKMRLWRFIYKVTMAVYPRYGLYLVGSSISYFGSKCSDMDICMLACTNPNIDPRMEAVYHLQLMREMLNATEQFQEFNLIEARVPILRFTDRRHRVEVDINFNNSVGIRNTHLLYCYSQLEWRLRPMALTIKQWAQHHNINNAKNMTISSYSLMLMVIHFLQAGVNPPVLPCLHKMYPEKFSILQPTDFGYVDMNEIMPPYQSENTQSLGELLLNFLHYYSIFEYGKFAISIRVGGVLPVETCRASKAVKNDIHQWNELCIEEPFDLTNTARSVYDPETFDRIRSIFMTSYRRLESTRNLHSIFEGYEGPAIQTMQLTENSDLELGGGKAASGASSKSESAQPSPRRMVDKATTAIWSDINQKVEVIAEEEQQQQELQLQLAKSKSSRLNK; encoded by the exons ATGTCAACGGCGCtggcaacggcagcaagtGCAACTAGCACGGcgaccacaacaacacaaacagcagcaacaacaacaacaacgcccgCCGAAgaggaacagcaacagcagacgccaccaacagtaacagcaacagtagcgGCAGCAACCATGTTGCTAGAACCTTTAGCATTGCCACAGCACATGGAGCAATCCACATCGATGGAGCAGCTGGCCGAGTTGGTTGACAGCGAGGAAAACAATGTAAGCAGCAACCTTAATGCTAAACTGCCAGCTGAAATGTCAACACAGCCTTCGCAGCAGCcttcacagcagcaacagcagcagcaacaggaacaaGAGCAGCAGGAACTCGACTCGGATGACGGCATCGAGTATCTCGATCCCAATGAGTTTCCGCTGCCGGGCACACGACGCCACAAGAAGAAACTGGTGCACAAGACGATCACCCAAACGTATCCACGTCCGCCCGGTGGCTACAAGTACTCGATGGGTTTCCTCTACAGCATCGGCAGCCACATGGCTGGCATCACGCTCGACATACCGACGCCCACATCGATAATGCCGCGCATGTTGCGCACgttgccgccaccgccgccgcctccaTCGCAGTTGCCGCTAATGCCATCGGGCGTGGCGAATGTGGTACGTTCGGGCGTTCAATCGCCAGGTAATGCTAATCAAACACATCGTTTCGGGGGCGCTGCTGTGGCCgctgcggcagcagcagcagcagcggcggcagctgcagccgccgcagcggcagcaacggGCAATGCGAATCTATCGCCGCAGCAATTCCTCTGTCCGGCGGGCTACGGCAGCAGCACGCAGCGACGTCTGTGGCATGCCGAGAATGCGGTCTGGCAATTCGACCGCAACTATCCGTACAACCAAGGCTATGCCTCATCCTATGGCATACCGATGGTGCCGCTGGGCTTTGAGCAGCATCCGTATGGCGCACAGCGTTTCATGTACTCCAGCTACTACAATCAGGCAGTGCCACGCGggggtggaggaggaggaggtgcaAGTGGAGGCGGTGCCAGCTATCGTCATGTGGCGCCTAATTTGCCAGTCGTagccgagcagcagcagcaacaacagtcgcCGAATGCCGAGCAGCATCCACATCCGGAGGCCTTCGCTGACTACGCGAATTTGGATCCGCGTTTTGCACGCGGCGCCACTGCAGCTCAAGTCAGGGAACGCTTTGGACCCGCACGCCATGCAAATGCAGCGATGACGTTTCCCCGCGAAACCAAAACGttctacaacagcagcacaggGAATGTGACTGTTGGTGCACCGGGCACAAGGATACGCCATCCATTCGATCCACGCAGCGGACTGCAGCGTGGCAATCCCAATGTGCCCCAAACTGTGGCACTCGAACAGCTGAACATGAATATGCAACGACGTGGCAGCAATCAGCCAAGTGGCAGCGCCGCGCAATCAACTTCAGCTGGAAGGCATTTGAAGCGCTCCAAGAGTCAACTGGTGAACACGAATAGTTCCAACTCCTCCGGTTCGGAATCTCTGAACTCTGCCAAAGTGGAGCAGccagagaacaacaacaatgtgacGCCCATTTATCACAATCCGCAGCGTAGCTATCGCAATCGTCAGCGGTATGCAGCTGCCAgccagcaacagttgcagcagcagcaacaacagcaacacatgGGCAACTATCAGCCAGGAGTGCGTCGCTTGAGCAAGGCGCAAGAGttgcgacaacagcaacactcaCGTTGCTACAACTCCACGCAGCTGGAGCATGTGGATTATGCCACCAATGGAACGTTGTATGAGACGGAACTATCCGAGCAGGATGCTTTGGTcttggcagctgcagcaagcAGCGGCACCTCGGATGCGGATCTGCCGCAAGATTCGGACTTTGTGGCTGGCGCTGTGGGCATCTCAACATCAGTAACAGCAGGTGACTATTCCTCCGAGGCCGATCCACATGGACATTCGCAGCACACGGGCTCCATTTCGGGTGACTTTGATGGTTTGTCCTATGTCAGCTTGGCGCCCAGTTCGCCCAGCGACAGCGCAGAGAGCGAGCAGAGCGATGCTTCGTTGGAGTCGATGGTTTCGAAGATTACAATGAGCTgtgtggcaatggcaacaagtGCGCAGCTGCCGGACTTGAAGGGTCCAAATCTTGTGCCTTTTGGAGATATGCATTACCTGAAGGAAGCGGAACGTAAATCTAGTCAAGGACTGAAGAATGGCTTGAAGTGCACATCGCACTGTTGTGGCGATATGCTGGGAGAGTTGAAGCCCCAACACGCAGAAGGCGAAGAGAATGAAGCTGCCGCTTTGGCCAGCAGAGGTGGCATTATTAAG GAGGAATTCCTCGATGACAATCAACCGCTTTCGCTGCAGAATCGTTATTTGCATGAGTTCTTTGGCTACACGCCAGCGGATCGCTTTCTCACTCGAGCCAAGCTAGTGGAGATGAAGCGTCCGCCCATCTCGGTGGCCAGTCGCAGCAAATGGGATTCTCTAACGCAATCGATTTGGCAGAAATTTCTCGCTGCCCAGCAGACGAAACAAATCTACAAGACAAAGATGCGTCTCTGGCGTTTCATTTATAAGGTGACGATG GCTGTGTATCCACGCTATGGTCTCTACTTGGTGGGTTCGTCCATCTCGTACTTTGGTTCCAAGTGCTCGGACATGGACATTTGCATGTTGGCCTGCACGAATCCGAACATTGATCCACGCATGGAGGCCGTCTATCATTTGCAGTTGATGCGTGAAATGTTGAATGCCACCGAACAGTTTCAGGAATTCAATTTGATCGAGGCTCGTGTGCCCATCTTACGCTTCACAGATCGTCGCCATCGTGTCGAGGTCGATATCAATTTCAACAATTCGGTGGGAATACGCAACACTCACTTGTTGTATTGTTATTCGCAGCTGGAGTGGCGATTGCGTCCCATGGCTTTGACTATCAAACAGTGGGCTCAGCATCATAACATCAACAATGCCAAGAATATGACAATTTCCAGCTACTCTTTGATGTTGATGGTTATACACTTTCTTCAAGCAGGTGTCAATCCTCCCGTGTTGCCGTGTCTGCATAAAATGTACCCGGAAAAGTTTAGCATACTGCAGCCCACGGATTTTGGATATGTGGACATGAATGAGATAATGCCGCCATATCAATCGGAGAACACACAATCGCTGGGTGAGCTGTTGCTCAATTTTCTGCATTATTACAGCATCTTTGAGTATGGTAAGTTTGCCATCTCGATACGTGTGGGCGGCGTGTTGCCCGTGGAAACTTGTCGCGCCTCGAAGGCGGTGAAGAATGATATCCATCAGTGGAACGAACTGTGCATCGAGGAGCCCTTCGATCTCACCAATACAGCGCGTTCGGTTTACGATCCCGAGACCTTCGATCGCATACGTTCGATCTTTATGACCTCGTATCGTCGCCTGGAGTCAACGCGCAATTTGCATTCGATTTTCGAGGGTTACGAAGGACCCGCCATACAGACAATGCAGCTGACTGAGAACTCGGACTTAGAGCTAGGCGGTGGCAAGGCGGCGAGTGGCGCCTCCTCGAAGTCAGAGAGTGCACAGCCATCGCCTAGGCGTATGGTGGACAAGGCCACGACGGCCATTTGGAGTGATATCAATCAGAAGGTGGAGGTGATTGCCGAggaggaacagcagcagcaagagttgcagttgcagttggccAAGAGCAAGAGTTCGCGTCTCAACAAATAA